The following proteins are co-located in the Dietzia timorensis genome:
- a CDS encoding dicarboxylate/amino acid:cation symporter: MPKTQSQGEVRAPRGLRRLPSWSKGFGAQVIAGLIVGLILGFIARAQGSEGALAGLLSGVGDTYVQLLKVMIPPLVIAAVITSVANLRQVTNAAKLAVSTIFWFMITAAASVLIGIGVGLLVRPGEGTSVAASSAAEPESTGSWLAFIQGIVPENILGLGASTSDGETTLAFNVLQLLVIAGVIGAAAVKVGPAAEPFLKFTESFLSVVQKVLWWIIRLAPIGTAALIGHAVSDYGWDALGSLGKFAIAIYIGLALVIGVLYPIVLAAHRIPVLGFFRRVWPVTSLGFVSRSSMGVMPLTQRVSEQSMGVPREYASFAIPLGATTKMDGCAAIYPAIAAIFVAQFYGLPLGFTDYVLIMIVSVLGSAATAGTTGATVMLTLTLSTLGLPLSGVGLLLAVEPILDMGRTAVNVTGQALVATVVSKRAGIWNRTAWDNAQSGMPSGDLTEAESTVDEDGDSADGEVPASTESSVRSKATVTTS; this comes from the coding sequence ATGCCGAAAACACAGTCGCAAGGTGAAGTACGCGCGCCGCGCGGCCTGAGACGTCTACCTTCTTGGTCGAAGGGATTCGGGGCGCAGGTCATTGCAGGCCTGATCGTTGGACTCATCCTTGGATTCATCGCTCGCGCCCAGGGCTCAGAAGGTGCACTGGCGGGACTTCTCAGCGGAGTGGGCGATACATACGTTCAGCTGCTCAAGGTCATGATCCCGCCGCTTGTCATCGCGGCGGTGATTACCTCCGTGGCAAATCTTCGTCAGGTGACCAATGCCGCCAAGCTGGCGGTGAGCACGATCTTCTGGTTCATGATCACGGCCGCGGCGTCGGTGCTCATCGGCATCGGAGTCGGGCTACTGGTTCGTCCCGGAGAGGGTACGAGCGTTGCCGCTTCGAGTGCAGCCGAACCGGAAAGCACCGGTAGCTGGCTCGCCTTTATCCAGGGGATCGTTCCCGAGAACATTCTCGGCCTCGGGGCATCGACGAGCGACGGCGAGACCACTCTCGCGTTCAACGTGCTTCAGCTCCTCGTCATCGCCGGCGTCATCGGCGCCGCCGCCGTCAAGGTGGGGCCCGCCGCAGAGCCGTTCCTCAAGTTCACCGAGTCGTTCCTCAGTGTGGTGCAGAAGGTCCTCTGGTGGATCATCCGTTTGGCGCCCATCGGTACCGCTGCCCTTATCGGCCACGCCGTTTCCGACTACGGATGGGACGCTCTCGGGTCGCTCGGCAAGTTTGCAATCGCAATCTACATCGGACTCGCACTCGTCATCGGTGTGCTCTATCCGATCGTTCTCGCAGCACATCGCATCCCGGTTCTCGGGTTCTTCCGCCGGGTCTGGCCAGTAACGAGCCTCGGATTCGTCAGCCGCTCGTCCATGGGCGTGATGCCCTTGACCCAGCGGGTCTCCGAGCAATCGATGGGCGTGCCGCGGGAGTATGCCTCGTTCGCGATTCCCCTCGGCGCGACCACGAAGATGGACGGTTGCGCGGCAATCTATCCGGCGATCGCGGCGATCTTCGTCGCCCAGTTCTACGGCCTTCCCCTCGGCTTCACCGATTACGTCCTCATCATGATCGTCTCGGTTCTGGGCTCGGCGGCGACCGCAGGTACGACTGGCGCGACCGTGATGCTCACCCTCACGTTGTCGACCCTCGGCCTTCCGCTTTCGGGTGTCGGCCTGCTCCTTGCAGTGGAGCCGATCCTGGATATGGGACGCACCGCCGTCAACGTCACTGGACAGGCGCTGGTGGCGACGGTCGTGTCCAAGCGCGCCGGTATCTGGAACAGAACTGCGTGGGACAACGCCCAGTCGGGAATGCCGTCCGGCGACCTGACGGAAGCCGAGTCCACCGTCGACGAAGATGGCGACTCTGCTGACGGCGAAGTCCCCGCCAGCACCGAATCGTCAGTACGAAGCAAGGCAACGGTGACGACCTCCTAG
- a CDS encoding IS1249 family transposase yields the protein MAQNHPACPICGHTMKRNGTTGAGTTRWRCRSCGSSSTKHRPDRRLDARFRWFIDYLTGTGSLDQVAADHGISRRTLNRYFHTFWYVQVPVPADRFRVYDQLFIDGTYTAAGCLLVAATRTHVVAWHWARRENIQAYRTLLEHMAPPLMVVIDGGQGAATAIAKQWPRTIVQRCLVHAQRNVRRHTTSRPRTDAGRAIYQLALQLTRITTVEQATEWIVHLNDFGRIYKHWLNEKTPPPPGKTGAWTFTHDRTRKAYNSLLYLHRHKLLFRYLDPPPGAIAPELITATTNTLEGGINAGIKVHAFAHRGQAAEHQRLMCEWWLYLKTEAPDDPLQIARGQQWGKNALAKAQALTHNENLADHETGRPALYDNAIEWSNSQGIQKGWIH from the coding sequence ATGGCCCAAAATCACCCCGCATGCCCGATATGTGGTCACACGATGAAACGCAACGGCACAACAGGCGCCGGCACGACCAGATGGCGATGCCGATCGTGTGGATCCTCTTCGACCAAACACCGCCCCGATCGGCGGCTCGATGCTCGTTTCCGCTGGTTCATCGATTACCTCACCGGAACCGGCTCTCTCGACCAGGTTGCGGCCGACCACGGAATTTCCAGGCGCACCCTCAATCGCTATTTCCACACGTTCTGGTACGTCCAAGTCCCGGTCCCCGCCGACCGTTTCCGCGTCTATGACCAGCTATTTATCGACGGAACCTATACCGCAGCCGGGTGCCTGCTGGTGGCCGCGACCCGCACACACGTTGTGGCCTGGCACTGGGCCCGCCGTGAAAATATCCAGGCCTACCGCACCTTGCTCGAACATATGGCCCCACCACTGATGGTCGTCATCGACGGCGGCCAAGGCGCTGCCACCGCGATCGCCAAGCAATGGCCTCGCACGATCGTGCAACGCTGCCTGGTCCATGCCCAACGCAACGTCCGCCGCCACACCACCAGCAGGCCACGAACCGACGCCGGTCGAGCGATCTACCAACTTGCCCTGCAACTGACCCGCATCACGACCGTGGAACAGGCCACCGAATGGATCGTCCACCTCAACGACTTCGGACGGATCTACAAACACTGGCTCAACGAAAAGACCCCGCCACCTCCAGGTAAGACCGGCGCGTGGACCTTCACCCACGACCGAACCCGGAAAGCGTATAACAGCCTGCTCTACCTGCACAGACACAAACTGTTATTTCGCTATCTCGACCCGCCACCGGGCGCGATAGCCCCCGAACTCATCACAGCAACCACGAACACTCTCGAGGGCGGCATCAATGCCGGGATCAAAGTCCACGCCTTCGCCCACCGCGGACAAGCCGCCGAACACCAACGCCTGATGTGCGAATGGTGGCTCTATCTCAAAACCGAAGCCCCTGACGACCCGCTACAGATCGCCAGAGGCCAACAGTGGGGCAAGAACGCACTCGCCAAAGCACAAGCCCTCACCCACAACGAGAACCTCGCCGACCACGAAACCGGACGACCAGCCCTCTACGACAACGCTATCGAATGGTCCAACTCCCAAGGCATCCAAAAAGGATGGATCCACTAA
- the gdhA gene encoding NADP-specific glutamate dehydrogenase: MSKVDSHLIDVYDEVVRRNPGEREFHQAVREVLESLAPVVAKHPEYTEASIIERMCEPERQIIFRVPWVDDDGNVRVNRGFRVEFNSALGPYKGGLRFHPSVYLGIVKFLGFEQIFKNALTGLPIGGGKGGSDFNPRGRSDGEIMRFCQSFMSELHRHIGEYTDVPAGDIGVGLREVGFLFGQYKRLTNRYESGVLTGKGLGWGGSLVRTEATGYGTVFFADEMLKTKNQSFEGKKVVVSGSGNVAIYAIDKVHELGGTVIACSDSAGYVVDENGLDLDLVKEIKEVRRDRIKDYLQTHKSASYVSGGSIWDVECDIALPCATQNEIDEDQAVSLVKNGCSLVAEGANMPSTPEAIKIFQDADLLYGPGKAVNAGGVATSALEMQQNASRDSWSFEYTEERLQQIMRDIHKRCIKTADQYGSPGNYVVGANIGGFTQVAEAMLAFGVI; encoded by the coding sequence ATGTCCAAGGTTGATTCGCATTTGATCGATGTCTATGACGAGGTCGTTCGTCGCAACCCGGGGGAGCGCGAGTTCCATCAGGCCGTTCGCGAAGTTCTCGAATCTCTGGCGCCGGTAGTGGCCAAGCATCCCGAATACACCGAAGCATCGATCATCGAGCGAATGTGTGAACCAGAGCGGCAGATCATCTTTCGTGTCCCGTGGGTCGACGACGACGGCAATGTCCGCGTCAATCGCGGCTTCCGAGTCGAATTCAACTCGGCGCTCGGACCGTATAAGGGCGGGCTTCGCTTCCATCCGTCCGTGTACCTGGGAATCGTCAAGTTTCTCGGCTTCGAGCAGATTTTCAAGAACGCTCTGACGGGTCTCCCGATCGGCGGCGGCAAGGGCGGCTCCGACTTCAACCCGCGCGGCCGCTCGGATGGCGAAATCATGCGCTTTTGCCAATCGTTCATGTCCGAGCTTCACCGGCACATCGGCGAATACACCGATGTGCCCGCAGGCGATATCGGCGTGGGCCTCCGCGAGGTGGGCTTCCTCTTTGGTCAGTACAAGCGCCTGACCAACCGTTACGAGTCCGGTGTCCTCACTGGTAAAGGACTAGGTTGGGGCGGCTCGCTGGTGCGCACCGAGGCGACCGGCTACGGCACGGTGTTCTTCGCCGACGAAATGCTCAAGACGAAGAACCAGAGCTTTGAAGGCAAGAAGGTCGTGGTTTCCGGCTCCGGAAACGTCGCAATTTATGCGATCGACAAGGTCCACGAACTCGGCGGCACGGTGATCGCATGCTCGGACTCCGCTGGTTACGTCGTCGACGAAAATGGGCTCGACCTTGATCTGGTCAAGGAGATCAAAGAGGTCCGCCGCGACCGCATCAAGGACTACTTGCAAACGCACAAGTCTGCGTCCTATGTGTCGGGCGGATCCATCTGGGACGTCGAGTGCGACATCGCGCTCCCATGTGCAACCCAGAACGAGATCGATGAAGATCAGGCCGTCTCACTCGTAAAGAACGGCTGTTCCCTCGTTGCCGAGGGTGCCAACATGCCCAGCACTCCGGAGGCCATCAAAATTTTCCAGGACGCTGACCTTCTTTACGGCCCCGGCAAGGCGGTAAACGCCGGTGGCGTCGCCACCTCGGCACTGGAAATGCAGCAGAACGCCTCGCGAGATTCCTGGTCGTTCGAGTACACCGAAGAGCGTCTTCAGCAGATCATGCGGGACATCCACAAGCGGTGCATCAAGACCGCAGACCAGTACGGATCTCCGGGTAATTACGTCGTCGGTGCCAATATCGGCGGATTTACCCAGGTCGCCGAGGCGATGCTGGCGTTCGGCGTCATTTAG
- a CDS encoding NUDIX domain-containing protein encodes MIDPDSGYYEAPSSAKVVILARGQVLLCHNPRGEWELPGGRPSPQDRTLVDVVLREVREETGVSLTEPPTIVDAELFWPIPDKQITLVCFGCRIDNAAETTPSHEHDDVRFFSLDSLPRALPDTYRRFIDAARRLV; translated from the coding sequence TTGATCGATCCGGACTCCGGCTATTACGAGGCACCTAGCTCGGCCAAGGTGGTCATCCTTGCCCGGGGACAGGTATTGCTTTGCCACAACCCGCGTGGAGAGTGGGAACTGCCCGGCGGAAGACCCTCTCCGCAGGACCGCACTTTGGTAGACGTGGTCCTGCGCGAGGTGAGAGAGGAAACCGGCGTTTCATTGACCGAACCTCCGACCATCGTTGATGCCGAACTTTTCTGGCCGATACCGGACAAGCAGATCACCTTGGTGTGCTTCGGATGCCGCATCGATAACGCAGCGGAGACGACGCCAAGCCACGAGCACGACGACGTCCGTTTCTTCTCGCTGGATTCGCTGCCACGAGCACTGCCGGACACGTATCGACGATTTATCGATGCCGCCCGGCGGCTCGTATGA
- a CDS encoding metal ABC transporter substrate-binding protein encodes MVTSRSGERRPPGPAQITLAGLLVLSVLVSVFGFARADESGSAGGPEVFATTGFIADAVRNIAPDADVTTLVGPGGDPHHYQPSTKQIQEMLGSDVVLWNGLYLEAQMIDQLQGLGDKQMAVADAIGRDELIANTVDPASGAGGVDRDNATATYDPHIWNSPSLWRQAIEPIADRLAELRPEKAEEYESNAREYIRQIDDVERQAQDDVSGIPVEDRVVVTGHDAFGYLGRDLDIDVHATDFIAADAQVSANQLSGLADMIVDERIRTIFLDNQSNPQAISSLREAVLARGRTVSISPEALYADSLGTEAEMSTYTGAYRHNVEAMAEAMRHTHEEKTAGE; translated from the coding sequence ATGGTCACAAGTAGGAGTGGAGAGCGGAGACCGCCTGGTCCGGCGCAGATCACTCTTGCGGGCCTTCTTGTGTTGTCCGTTCTCGTCAGCGTGTTCGGCTTCGCCCGGGCGGACGAATCCGGCTCCGCAGGAGGGCCCGAGGTTTTTGCGACCACGGGATTCATCGCCGATGCGGTTCGCAACATAGCCCCGGACGCGGACGTAACGACACTCGTCGGGCCTGGTGGCGATCCGCACCACTACCAGCCGTCGACCAAGCAAATCCAGGAGATGCTCGGTTCGGATGTTGTGCTGTGGAACGGCCTCTACCTCGAGGCCCAGATGATTGACCAGCTCCAGGGCCTGGGCGATAAGCAGATGGCCGTGGCCGATGCGATCGGGCGGGACGAACTCATCGCCAACACGGTAGATCCCGCGTCCGGGGCGGGCGGGGTCGACCGGGACAACGCCACTGCCACCTACGATCCGCACATCTGGAACAGTCCGTCTCTGTGGCGACAGGCCATTGAGCCGATCGCCGATAGATTGGCCGAGCTGCGCCCGGAGAAGGCGGAAGAGTACGAGTCCAACGCTCGCGAATACATTCGGCAGATCGATGATGTCGAGCGACAGGCACAGGACGATGTTTCCGGGATTCCCGTGGAGGACCGGGTGGTCGTCACCGGCCATGACGCGTTCGGATATCTGGGACGCGACCTCGATATCGATGTCCACGCCACGGATTTTATCGCCGCAGATGCGCAGGTGAGCGCGAATCAACTCAGCGGTCTCGCCGACATGATCGTGGACGAACGCATTCGCACGATCTTCCTCGACAACCAGTCCAATCCGCAGGCGATCTCCAGCCTCCGCGAAGCAGTGCTGGCGCGAGGCCGAACCGTGTCGATCTCACCCGAGGCACTGTATGCCGATTCGCTCGGGACAGAGGCCGAGATGAGTACCTATACCGGCGCGTACAGGCACAACGTCGAAGCCATGGCCGAGGCGATGAGACACACACACGAAGAGAAGACGGCAGGGGAGTAG
- a CDS encoding metal ABC transporter ATP-binding protein produces MSAKQALACRVENLSVAYKDTAVLQRATFDVPAGVVMGVVGPNGAGKSTLLKAMLGLQPPLTGRTEFFGHKLARVRSRVGYMPQSSGVDWDFPASVFDVVQMGTYAQLGWLRRPGAQQKKSTMDALAMVGMSDFAGRQFGQLSGGQRQRVFLARALVSSPDLYILDEPFQGIDAKSQAAIARVFADLRSQGETIVFVHHDLGSVREYCDQVTLLNRKVVASGPVESTYTTDAIGETFEMSLDERALFGAA; encoded by the coding sequence ATGTCCGCAAAGCAAGCGTTGGCATGCCGGGTGGAGAACCTGTCGGTGGCCTACAAGGACACCGCCGTGCTCCAGCGGGCAACCTTCGACGTCCCCGCCGGGGTCGTCATGGGCGTCGTCGGTCCCAATGGCGCCGGAAAGTCGACCCTCCTCAAGGCGATGCTAGGACTCCAGCCTCCGCTGACCGGTCGCACCGAGTTCTTTGGCCACAAACTCGCGCGCGTGCGTTCGCGCGTCGGATACATGCCCCAATCTTCCGGAGTCGATTGGGATTTCCCGGCGAGCGTTTTCGACGTGGTGCAGATGGGAACGTACGCCCAGCTGGGCTGGCTGCGTCGCCCCGGCGCTCAACAAAAGAAGAGCACGATGGACGCGTTGGCAATGGTGGGAATGTCCGACTTCGCGGGACGCCAATTCGGGCAGCTCTCCGGCGGCCAGCGCCAGCGCGTATTCCTCGCCCGGGCACTGGTGTCCTCCCCGGATCTTTACATTCTCGACGAGCCCTTCCAGGGGATCGACGCCAAGAGCCAGGCAGCCATCGCTCGTGTTTTCGCAGACCTGCGCTCTCAGGGCGAAACCATCGTGTTCGTCCACCACGATCTAGGTTCGGTGCGCGAATACTGCGATCAGGTCACCCTTCTCAATCGCAAGGTAGTCGCGAGCGGACCGGTGGAGAGCACCTATACCACCGACGCAATCGGAGAGACCTTCGAGATGAGCCTCGATGAACGCGCGCTCTTCGGGGCCGCCTGA
- a CDS encoding metal ABC transporter permease has translation MDTSALALAPTEFLADHTYRTVLLGTVFIGMTAGALGCFAYLRKQALISDVVSHSALPGVLAAFLIASAVFGSDGRSMLGLLIGAIVTGVAASLLSNAVAAKAPIGHDTAMAVVLVTFFGFGMLLMRVISDGDYAGKGGVQDYLFGNASVLTSGDVWMSAATGAVALAVMTGLWKQFALRTFDPVAAEVAGIPPRLIDAAMFGAVAIATVNGVKAVGLVLMVAFVVTPPAIARQWTHRLGPMVALAGAVGAGASALGAYLSIALGGLPTGPVVVIVLFVAFVFSVAFAPGRSIFALATRRARLRRQLRAEVLAGAEGGEK, from the coding sequence ATGGACACGTCCGCCCTTGCGCTGGCGCCCACCGAGTTCCTCGCCGATCACACCTACCGCACCGTTCTCCTGGGGACGGTATTCATCGGTATGACGGCCGGTGCGCTGGGCTGTTTCGCCTACCTGCGCAAGCAGGCGCTCATCTCCGACGTCGTGTCCCATTCGGCCCTGCCGGGAGTGCTCGCGGCATTCCTCATCGCCTCAGCCGTATTCGGCTCCGACGGCCGGTCGATGCTGGGACTGCTCATCGGAGCGATCGTTACGGGTGTAGCGGCCTCGTTGCTGTCGAATGCGGTTGCCGCCAAGGCTCCGATAGGCCACGACACCGCGATGGCCGTCGTCCTGGTCACATTCTTCGGCTTCGGCATGCTCCTGATGAGGGTGATCTCCGACGGAGACTATGCGGGAAAGGGCGGGGTGCAGGACTACCTGTTCGGCAACGCCTCCGTGCTCACATCGGGGGACGTGTGGATGAGCGCGGCCACGGGCGCGGTGGCGCTCGCCGTCATGACCGGGCTTTGGAAGCAATTCGCCCTCCGCACGTTCGACCCGGTCGCCGCCGAGGTCGCAGGGATCCCGCCGCGGCTCATCGACGCCGCGATGTTCGGTGCGGTCGCGATCGCGACGGTCAACGGCGTCAAGGCTGTCGGCCTCGTGCTGATGGTGGCGTTCGTCGTCACCCCTCCGGCGATCGCGCGCCAATGGACGCACCGGCTCGGCCCGATGGTCGCGCTCGCCGGAGCGGTCGGGGCGGGCGCGAGCGCTTTGGGGGCATACCTGTCCATCGCCCTCGGCGGTCTGCCGACAGGCCCGGTGGTGGTGATCGTGCTCTTCGTCGCGTTCGTGTTCTCCGTGGCGTTTGCGCCGGGACGCAGCATCTTCGCCCTCGCCACCCGCCGGGCGCGGCTGCGCCGGCAGCTTCGCGCCGAAGTGCTCGCGGGAGCAGAGGGAGGCGAGAAATGA
- a CDS encoding metal ABC transporter permease → MSFAIGVLLLAVVTAMACALPGVFVVVRGQAMLVDAISHAILPGIVVGFALTGDMQSPALVVGAALAGLLVVLGTEAIARTGLITGDAPQGLVFPALFSAGVLMVSASFGDIHLDTHAVLVGDLNLVAFEQLEVAGLEIGPKYLYVMLALLALNSVVIGVMYRRLVAATFDPEFARVAGLAPQRVGLALMFCVAVTVTGAFNAAGAILVVALVVVPAATARLVADRLPAMIAIALAVAGVGAVAGFGIAYVVDAPTSAGMAVFYGLLFAATLAARGGPRRRRTSNVRRGERHQSARNLVSGS, encoded by the coding sequence ATGAGCTTCGCCATCGGGGTGCTCCTGCTCGCCGTCGTCACTGCAATGGCGTGCGCTTTGCCCGGGGTGTTCGTGGTCGTGCGAGGCCAGGCGATGCTCGTCGACGCGATCTCGCACGCGATCTTGCCGGGCATAGTCGTCGGTTTCGCCCTCACAGGGGACATGCAGTCCCCGGCGCTTGTGGTCGGTGCCGCGCTGGCCGGCCTCCTCGTTGTGCTCGGCACCGAGGCGATCGCACGCACGGGACTCATCACCGGGGACGCCCCGCAGGGCCTTGTCTTCCCGGCGCTATTTTCCGCAGGCGTGCTCATGGTCTCGGCCTCGTTCGGTGATATTCATCTCGACACCCACGCCGTGCTCGTCGGAGACCTCAACCTCGTCGCCTTCGAACAACTCGAGGTCGCGGGCCTGGAGATCGGGCCCAAGTACCTGTATGTGATGCTCGCCCTTCTCGCGCTCAACTCCGTTGTCATAGGCGTGATGTACAGGCGGCTGGTCGCGGCCACGTTCGACCCGGAGTTCGCTCGCGTGGCGGGTCTCGCGCCCCAGCGTGTCGGGCTGGCGCTGATGTTCTGTGTCGCCGTGACGGTGACCGGCGCATTCAACGCCGCAGGCGCGATCCTCGTGGTCGCGCTCGTCGTTGTGCCCGCCGCGACAGCGCGACTCGTGGCCGACCGGCTCCCGGCGATGATCGCGATCGCCCTCGCCGTGGCCGGCGTCGGTGCCGTCGCCGGGTTCGGCATTGCCTATGTCGTCGACGCGCCCACGAGCGCCGGCATGGCCGTGTTCTATGGGCTGCTCTTCGCAGCGACCCTCGCCGCGCGTGGCGGACCGAGAAGGAGGCGCACCTCGAACGTGCGGCGCGGCGAACGACACCAGTCAGCACGTAACCTGGTGAGCGGCAGCTAG
- the secA2 gene encoding accessory Sec system translocase SecA2 → MGLTSGFWKLLGASQERDTKKAKGAIDASAEFDSWAAGLDTSEFADAAHALDLHGDPAPDAAKFLALAREAAERSVGLRPFDVQLQGALRMFAGDVVEMATGEGKTLSGAIAAAGYALQGHHVHLMSVNDYLARRDAEWMGPLLEALGLSVGYVTETSTREERKTAYACDITYGSVSEIGFDILREQMVTHPDNLLRPVTDIVIVDEADSVLVDEALVPLVLAGSTSAEAPTTEVFAAVRRLRAGRHYETDSERRNIFLTEDGARAIENELHIDDIYSTEHVGSTLVQVNVALHANFLLRKDVDYIVRDGRVQLINASRGRVAELQRWPDGLQAAVEVKEGVAISEAGKILDSMTVQALIGRYSRVSGMTGTALAAGNQLKEFYSLGVSVIEQNRPNIRIDEPDEVFIDVEHKNAAVVQKIREIHETGQPILIGTQDVAESEQLAASLAEHGLEATVLNAKNDAEEAEIIAEAGNVGHVTVSTQMAGRGTDIKLGGSDESRHDEVAELGGLFVIGTGRHKTERLDNQLRGRAGRQGDPGKSLFFASMDDDVVTSAIEPHKIPTAHDKLTGEMRGDKARHLVDHAQRVTDGQMLEIHANTWRYSRLLAEQRNIIADRRQELLLTERPYEEMSEHENERVAELEAKVGHEATVQGCREVMLWHLDQEWAQHLEEMNDVRESIHLRALGRQNPLDEFHRIAIAGFKHIANRAVDEARITLAGVEFTPEGADLEAEGKARPTSTWTYMVHDNPMAAGGNVFSGIMGTFR, encoded by the coding sequence GTGGGATTGACTAGCGGCTTCTGGAAGCTTCTCGGCGCCTCGCAGGAGCGAGACACGAAGAAGGCCAAGGGGGCCATCGACGCCTCCGCGGAATTCGACTCTTGGGCTGCTGGGCTGGACACGAGCGAGTTCGCCGACGCCGCGCACGCGCTCGACCTCCACGGCGATCCCGCTCCGGATGCCGCCAAGTTCCTGGCCCTGGCCAGGGAGGCTGCGGAGCGCTCTGTCGGCTTGCGCCCATTCGACGTCCAGCTGCAAGGCGCGCTGCGCATGTTCGCGGGCGATGTCGTGGAGATGGCCACTGGCGAAGGCAAGACTCTTTCCGGCGCCATCGCCGCTGCCGGCTACGCGCTTCAGGGGCACCACGTGCACCTGATGTCGGTCAACGACTACCTTGCGCGCCGCGACGCCGAGTGGATGGGCCCGCTGCTCGAGGCTCTCGGGCTGTCCGTCGGATATGTCACCGAGACCTCGACACGCGAGGAGCGCAAGACCGCGTACGCGTGCGACATCACATACGGTTCCGTATCCGAGATCGGCTTCGACATCCTGCGCGAGCAGATGGTCACCCATCCTGACAATCTGCTGCGCCCGGTCACCGACATCGTCATCGTCGACGAGGCCGACTCGGTGCTCGTCGACGAGGCCCTCGTTCCGCTCGTGCTCGCCGGTTCGACCTCCGCCGAGGCTCCCACCACTGAGGTTTTCGCGGCTGTGCGGCGGCTGCGTGCGGGCCGCCACTACGAGACCGACTCCGAACGGCGCAACATTTTCCTCACCGAGGACGGAGCCCGGGCGATCGAGAACGAGCTCCACATCGACGACATCTACTCGACCGAACACGTCGGTTCTACGCTGGTTCAGGTCAACGTCGCGCTGCACGCGAACTTCCTGTTGCGCAAGGACGTCGACTACATCGTGCGCGATGGAAGGGTGCAGCTCATCAACGCCTCTCGCGGGCGCGTCGCCGAGCTGCAGCGCTGGCCGGACGGCCTCCAGGCGGCGGTCGAGGTGAAGGAAGGCGTCGCGATCTCCGAAGCGGGCAAGATCCTCGACTCGATGACTGTCCAAGCTCTCATCGGTCGCTATTCACGGGTGTCGGGGATGACGGGCACCGCTCTCGCCGCAGGGAACCAACTCAAGGAGTTCTACTCGCTCGGCGTGTCGGTCATCGAGCAGAACCGACCGAACATCCGTATCGACGAGCCGGACGAGGTCTTCATCGACGTGGAGCACAAGAACGCCGCCGTCGTACAAAAAATCCGCGAAATCCACGAGACCGGCCAGCCGATCCTCATCGGCACGCAGGACGTCGCCGAATCCGAACAACTCGCTGCGTCCCTGGCCGAGCACGGTCTCGAAGCCACGGTGCTCAACGCCAAGAATGACGCCGAAGAAGCCGAGATCATCGCCGAGGCCGGCAACGTCGGGCACGTGACCGTGTCGACGCAGATGGCCGGTCGCGGCACGGACATCAAGCTCGGCGGCTCGGACGAATCCCGCCATGACGAGGTCGCCGAACTCGGCGGCCTATTCGTCATCGGTACGGGGCGCCACAAGACCGAGCGGCTCGATAACCAGCTGCGCGGGCGCGCCGGACGCCAGGGCGATCCGGGCAAGAGCCTGTTCTTTGCATCAATGGATGACGACGTCGTCACCTCGGCCATCGAACCGCACAAGATTCCCACGGCGCACGACAAGCTCACCGGCGAGATGCGCGGCGACAAGGCACGGCACCTCGTTGACCATGCGCAGCGAGTCACCGACGGACAGATGCTGGAAATCCACGCGAACACGTGGCGCTATTCCCGCCTGCTCGCCGAGCAGCGCAACATCATCGCCGACCGCCGTCAGGAACTCCTACTCACCGAGCGCCCTTATGAGGAGATGTCCGAGCACGAGAACGAGCGCGTGGCGGAACTCGAGGCGAAGGTCGGCCACGAGGCCACGGTGCAGGGCTGCCGAGAGGTCATGCTGTGGCACCTCGACCAAGAGTGGGCGCAGCACCTCGAGGAGATGAACGACGTACGCGAGTCGATCCACCTTCGCGCGCTTGGCCGCCAGAATCCTCTCGACGAATTCCACCGCATCGCGATTGCGGGCTTCAAGCACATCGCCAACCGCGCAGTCGACGAAGCCAGGATCACCCTCGCCGGCGTCGAGTTCACTCCAGAAGGAGCCGACCTCGAGGCCGAGGGCAAGGCCCGGCCGACGTCAACGTGGACGTACATGGTTCATGACAATCCGATGGCCGCCGGCGGCAATGTTTTCTCCGGCATCATGGGAACCTTCCGCTAA